The Nicotiana sylvestris chromosome 6, ASM39365v2, whole genome shotgun sequence genomic sequence TCTATTGTGCGCGGCTGATAACCACGGGCTCAGTCAGCCTGGGTGAAATTATCGGCCCCTGCGCCACATAAGTCCCATTTGGTACGTACATCTTTGGTACCTCTAGTGTAACCTTGTTTTGCTCGAACCTTTTGGGGGGACTCATCATAAACTGTTCTTTCATGGGGGCTCTAGGAAcatagagaacaacatctttAAGGGGTGTTGCCCCTGTCTTGGTTTCCATAATCTTATCTATGCTTTGAGGAGTGGAGCTGTTTTTCCTTTCATCCTTAGCTTGCTTTAATGCTGCTTTGGGCTCCTTTTCAACATCGGTAATAGCAAAGATAGCTTTCAAAGCtcggtcaaattctttgtcctcacaGATCATCCCAATAACTGGCCCATTGTTGTGAGCTGGTAATGGGTTGTTGGTTACATTGGGGACCTCTTCATCCCTCAACACTACCCGTTTTTGTTCTATCAAGTTCTAGACCGCTCTTTTAAGGGTCCAGCAATCTTCAGTGTCGTGCTCTTCTGCCCCTGAATGATAAGCTCATCGGGTACCTGATCGGTAGgagggtgactctgggttttgctTGTTTGGAGGTACAGGctgtaacaaacccatttggaccaacttTGGGAAGAGGCTGGAATATGATTCAACGATGGGTGTGAAGTTGGTTTTTCTGGGTGGTTCACGGGCACGGGCATTATATTGAAAATTATTCTGTGGTGgacggggattatatggagcttggttaGGAGGGTTATTTCTAGGCGGTGGAGCTCGATTCTGGTTATAATGTTGTTGTGGCCGAGCATATAACTGGGCATTCATCACTGCATAAGGCTGAGGAGTCATGGCATATGCCGCATCTTGGTGAGGGTAGTAATGTTGCGGGGTGATTGAAGAGGAACCAAAGTAACCTCGGGGTTGATGGGGGTTTCTTAGACTTGAGGCCATCATTgtcacttcttctttctttttctggtTTGCTGTAGCCCCTGACCCGCTCTGGATTACTTGAGAGGTGGCTCTTATAGCCGACTGGACCAGGATGCGACTCGctttcaaaccattctctaccattttcccaATCTTTATGGCTTCTGCAAACGGCTTACCCATAGAGAACATCATGTTCTAGaagtaatcagcctcttgggcttgcaaGAAGACACTGACCATCTCAGTCTCATCCATTAGGGGTTTCACCCTAGCAGCTTGTTCAAGCCACTTTATAGCGTACTCCCGGAAGCTCTCTGAAGACTTCTTATTGAAATTGGATAAAGAGTTTCGATCTGGAGCTATGCCCACATTGTACTGGAACTATCTGACAAAGTCTCGGGCCAAGTCATGTGCCAGTGGGAGATgtcttgatccatataccattcagaTGCAATTCCACCTAAACTCTCCTtgaagtaagccatcaagagttcttcttttccgcctgcTCCTCTTAACTGATTgtaataccttttcaggtgggctatggggtccccatgtccgtcatacttttcaaaattgggagtcttgaaaccgatGGGCAGGTgaacatgagggaacatgcacaagtcAGCATAGGAGACACTCTTCTGGCCACACAGGCCTTGTATGCTCTTGAGACTTttttctatgcttttcattttttgaGTGATCTCTTCTTGCTCGGGATTCTTTACAGTTCTCTCTTGTCCCGTGGTAAACTCATACCAAGGTTGTTGAGGGTAGGAGTTTGGGGTGACATGAGTTGTGTCCGATTGAAATGGTGGTATTTAGAAAGTAAAGGATGACGGCTCAAAACTTGGCCTAGGCAGTGTTGGCTGTGTCGTAGCCTAGGTTGGTGGTACGGTGAATATGTTAGAAGACACTCTCGAAATCAATGTTTGGGGGAGAACCTTAGAAGGCATTCCGGTGAAGTAGGCTGACATAATGGGGTATCCGAATGGGGTGGCCGGGTAGTTTATAGGGATATTGGAGGTTCCACTTGTTCTAGGAATCAGTTCAGGAAAATCAGGTATTGCACTAGGCGGCTCTTTACCATTAGACCAAGCGTCCTACATTTCCAGCATGCGGAGGCATAGTGTCCTGTTctcttcagcagttgctgactctgACGTCGAGATAACCAACAACGGGTTGTCCTCTGAGGGGGGAATTGTTAGTAAATGACTCTCTGACATCATTTTGATGCTTCCTTTGGATATTGTAAAGTAAGGGtgcgaagccaggttaccacaaaaccaaccaccttaaaaaaCAGAACCTGGTCTCAACAACATACACAACAAATCGATTAGTTCgagacaattaacacatagggaatcgcacgttggggaatgcaatgcacctagacaattaaatatttttctacatgttttgcaacggttGCGCATCTCATTCCGGCTTTTGTGACCTCCCAGATTTTtgaatcttttcttttcttttgcgcTTTTCATTATTTGCTCTTTTTTCTTTGCACTCTCTCTTTtgcattgttttccctcttattcttgttttctctctttttcttgtgccttctttttattattttctctcttATTCGAGTTATTTATAGCTATGACCAGATcagatggggattgcctacgtatcatgatgtcgcgtgaatcagatcattatgtagttcaggggataaatgcaaaataaaagaaagaaatagtttttgggttttttcaaattttcattaaaataaaaacttctaattttccctATTACAACGACTCCATCATACAGACTTAAGGGCTGAAAAATAAAAACAGAATCAAAACAAACTCTAAAAGGAAACTGAAATACAggctcaaaaagaaaaatcaagaatacataagtgcctccaaAACTACACCAAAGGCCCACGGGACATCACTCAGTCTCGACGCGGGTCTACGTGCAAGATCTCCTTTGAGGCGATCCAGGTCGTCCATTATCTAGCGAACAAAAGTCATCACTGCGGCAAAGAAAgtggatctagtcatatcctcacactcatggcatttcatgacgatgtagtcagcgATTCCTCTAATTCTTTCTCTAATGATGCCTTTCTCTTGGAGTAGGCGCCCAATTTGTTGGGATCTAGCTTCCAGAACTTGGGTGCCATTATGGCTTTGCTCCTGCAACTGTTGCATGTCCTCTTCCAGTTGGGACATTAATGCATAACAATATTTCCTCTCTGCCTTGAAGCTCTTTGTCTGTTCAGTCATTTCATTTTCGAGGGTGGTTAGCTTTTTCTTTAGATTTGTGACCTCTCTATCGTATATTCCTTTTAATTGCTGAACAAACTCTGCCCATTCTTCTGCGTTCTTTTCCAACTTCGCTCGGGCTCTTGCCAGTCTACCTTCAGACTTTTCCAAATCAGTCCCACACTTACATACTTTCCACCTAAGACTGTTTATAAGACTTTCATCTGTTTGGCTCCTTCCCAGGTTTTCAGCAGCTATCTTCATGTTTTGAATTTAGAGGGCTTCGTTTTCTTGAGCCaactttttcttctctccttcgTCAACAGTGGTCTGCACACTACTATCAAATTTAAGATCTCTGATTTTCACTTCTAATTTGCTTATCATGGCCCTATAGCTTTTCTCCTTTGCCAACCAACTCCATTGTTCTTGTGCCCCATCGGTGAATTGTTGTACGTGGGGCCTTTTTGGCTGGCCATTTAGGCTCTTGATCGACTTGAACCCTTTTACCGTACCATACTGTGTATCTAGGCTCTACTTCACCCTTGGCCAAATCCCGTACTGGAGTTTGTGGCTCCAGAAACCTACACTGATGCCAAATCTGGCGAACCTTTTCTTCCAGGAATGCAGCTTTTGGACATAGTTCAATGACttgtcgactcaaatcttcatcatgaaGGATAGTTTGATACCTGCCCAACTGGCATAGAACCTTGTGTGGAGCATACGGCTGAATACTCCAAAGACCTATTAACAAAAGAAAGCACACTCCGGCCGACATATAGATAACTTCGTTGACTGGGAGCCAACCGAATGTCCACTTAATTTTGCTTGCAGTCAAGGAACTCAAATGTGCAAACCATGCCTCTGTACCTTTTGGAAACTCATGAGCATTTACCCGATTTTCGTGCTCTTCAATGTAGTTAAGACTAGTCATACCATAATTCATGTACCTCGGATGATGGCAAAGATGTTCTTCCATCCAGATTTGTAGAAGCAAGTTGCAACTTTCAAAAATCTTTCCCCCAGCTCGACAAACAGTTAAGGCTCGGTAAATTTCTACCAGGACTATTGGTATGATAGTGCCATTAGCCTTTTTGATCATGAAGTCAGCCACTCCTACGAGCCCCAACTCTATATGTCCATCACTCTTTGGGCAGATTAGGGTGCCTAAAAATGCCTCTACAAAGGCCAGTCCCTGACGTGCTTCCCATTTTCCTTTATTCCCTTGATGACTTAAACCGGTATCTGGAGCCTCAAAGCTGTGGGGGTCCCCATAACGACGGTATAGGAAGTAGAATGTGCAAAATTCTTCAGTCAAATTTCCATCTTTGACTTTCCGACTAATACTCAGAAGgtccagaaacttgtgaggaaTTATCGCTCTTGGTGCCACTGGGTATCGGCTCCTGAGATTCCCATTAAGGCCAGCATAGCCCGATATCTCCTCAAGTATAGGggttagctcaaaatcagagaaatggaacacattatgtgtcGGGTCCCAAAACGGTACTAGAGCTTCAATTATGTCTACCCTTGGTTTAATCTTCAAGAGACCGGTGAGCCCGCCGAAAGCTTTTATCACAGCACCTTTGCTGACCTCCCCcaggtcattccaccacatatggagtcCTATCGGGATTTTCTCTACAACTTtgaaaggttcattttcaatagtgctcatcctgcacatttatttaaattGATTGGTTAAAAACCCATGATTTATTTTGATTCAAAAAGAAGattattattttttgcaaaatcGCAACTCAAAAAACTTGCTCAAAACAAAACAACCTTTGCAAATACGTCCCTTCAGCACTCCCAGAAggaagattttagggttgtgtttgctaattggccaaaaatttgaaaaaaaaatatgggtggccattcttgcaaaaacagcctttcgGCGCCCCGTCaggacatttttggctatttagacaaaaacggcatcacctaactttatttatgacaaaaaaatgacaacatttcattttttttggttatttttacaaaaatggggttggacccgatgagggttgcctacgtatctcacatccggtgagaatcaaaattgcctagttcgggaagattgagaatggagtaaataagctaactcttttttttactctttataaAACTCAGACCATAAAAGCtttaagacaaaagaaaaatatttagattattttttattttttttgaaaaaaagacttctaaaaatttttttcttttgatttgaactttgggaatttcaaaagtaaaaagaaaatattttttttgaattttcatttgtcttccctttttctaaagaagaaagagaatattttggtttttggatgttgcctcttaattttcgaacgagggactttttaaaaaaatattttggatttctgaatttttttttaaatttacaaaagcatttctaaagaaaagcgaaaatatttttggacttcaatttttcaattttcttttgacacttacgaaagaaagacttctaaagaagaagaaaaatatttatgaatttttgtttctgatttttttatttttgaaattttgggaaaaatacttTAAAATCCGACTCGATGcggaacacacatccatattgggcctaccaatgaacccaaATCAGCTCTACTCACCCACAATAGATAAAAAAACCAAAAttccacaatgactgaatcaaaGCATGTACCACCTCTGACTAACCTTGGCTACATTTTCACAATCCACAACCACAAAACAATCTACTCACGAGAACTTTcaatctccaaatccatagaacatacGAATCACCAAACCTGATCTCAACTCTACCGCCTGAATGTCCACACTCCTCCAATTACACGGTCATTCCATGagaaatacttctataattcttctatgccacAAAGAAAAATTCGAACatcagcagtcgatcaaacaaCGCAATACCAATAAAGTGTTCATAAACTAAAACACATTGCCCATTCtaaaatgtatactctcatcacGCCATACTAAATAGTAATGTCGTTTACCTAGTCATTTGAAGCCGTCTGTGTTGCCTAAGGACTTATGACCTTTCTTTCGaaactgaactgtgaccttgcacatgctgtcacacctcctttttacacctgaaaggggtatataagagagtttttttcaattaaagtaacattattcgaaataggattattttatttattttagagtctccacttgggataattttatggtgtcccaagtcactgatttattttaaatcccaaatctagtaaaatttgactttatttaaaagtctgcgaacccagaaaaactaggtaaggaattatgttaacccgggagaaggtgctaggcattctcgggttccgtggtaccagcacggtcgcttaactattactaattagcctaattatctgatttattacatgttttgaacctattatgcatttttaaactttataatcgcttttatttaatttaaccacttttaggatttatggatttATTTCTTGAACGaggttacgattgtcgtacacttgatTATTTTGGAACACGCCGCAAaccatgctacatgaaatgcacccgtgattcgcGACATCTTTATTTTATTAATGTTCGAAGTTGTTATAATccagtcacatgaaatgcacacctacATTTGAGAATTAGGCAtcataactatgtcacgggaaccgtacccgtagtcacGATGGTTTGTTATAGCGCGCCTAAAGCCAACTACGAATGTTCATGGCTTAATTATTTCTATGTTTGAGATTATTGTAAGGCCATGAATTATGGAGTAGTTATGGAAGAGTGTGGTAAATTAGTTATGGAAGGGTGGACTATTAAAATTTTTTTGGCCCAAACTAATTCAAATCAATACCTTAAGTTTCAAAGCCTAACACTTTCAGCTTCAAAA encodes the following:
- the LOC138871637 gene encoding uncharacterized protein, with amino-acid sequence MKIAAENLGRSQTDESLINSLRWKVCKCGTDLEKSEGRLARARAKLEKNAEEWAEFVQQLKGIYDREVTNLKKKLTTLENEMTEQTKSFKAERKYCYALMSQLEEDMQQLQEQSHNGTQVLEARSQQIGRLLQEKGIIRERIRGIADYIVMKCHECEDMTRSTFFAAVMTFVR